The Ostrinia nubilalis chromosome 11, ilOstNubi1.1, whole genome shotgun sequence genomic sequence aatgtgtgcaattgattttgtgaattaaattgctaaaatatttttatagtcgtgaaagaaaagtggttcacgatgtgttaatgtatttgtcgaagagaaatactaagggttcggacaatattttcattgaataatgtttccgacaaaggttgtcaaattgactgacatgtttatcgtatagtacagtccactatgaaaattagctgtagtctgtttcaactacctattttaaagttttttgtcactttctaagttttgaattttatggaattgggaaagaagtaccgagtttgaagcgttcatgagcagacattgcagttgaatattcaagttctgaatttgattattgatgaataataaaataaatcctactagctcgattgatggtttcatttaatttatttaaaccaggttacctttaataatatttttcgttaatttatgaaaatatcaaattagcccgtaatcctgaatcctgatacataaatttagcctattaattcaacacatgtacgactgtactcagtgttgcactatcaaatgcaattgaagcgcctctatgccagggtttttatgttcctggtcaggctataccactTGAACCGATCGAAAAAAAAGGATAATGACGTGATCATGACATAAAAtgcatttataataaaatcttaaaagAGTCTATGTAAAGTTAATGTCGAAAGCTGGTTGAAATTAAAGGGAGCAAACAATAATTGTAAGAcaaaactaaatgacctgatgacatGATAGTAGATTTAAGTTTAGGTAATAGGTAACTTATCAATTGAGTAATTCTTGTCGTTATAATGGGTCGtaataatatttctaataatattttcGTGGCTATTACTCTAGTCAGCTGTTATGATGGAATAACCTGTAGGTTACGTGCACCTATGTGTACATAGGTGTCCCCTATATTTAAGAAATGATTCTTAAAGAtagcattaaaatattttcagataGGTAAATACAATCATGTTATACCTTACAAAACCATTTGACAAGCTGTACtgttttattatgtaggtagacctacatttttatttgtgagTTAGGTACAAaactatgtaagtaggtacttccattagtaagtaattaagtaagtatGTTGTTTTTATAGTAAAGTAAATAGTGCGGCGTAATATTGAAACTACGCTCaaagttaatgtttttcaaTAATTGTGTGAAGTCTAATGATGTTAATACTTAGGTTAATTAAGTCATTGACTGAAACAAATCACTGTCATTCagcatttaattaaaattacgaCTGATGCCAAAATGCATGgtcaaaaatttattatttccttACATCTAGACCTACCCAGTGATATGAACAAAAGTTAATAGTTAATCttgaatttaagtaggtacacaagAAGTTCCAACATTTTGGTAAGGAGCAAATATAATAAACATATCGGAATGAAgagaagtaagtaggtaagtcaaAATACTGGgtgtagataaatatttttttataaatttttgaaataatacgACGCGCGTCCCGTAGGTAGTCAAAAACATCTAGCCAATATTCTATTAGCTTATAAGACGATTGTATTCCATTAACTATGTAAAGTGGAATAAATAAGGTGCTATTAGATACAATTAGGATAAATTAGTACAAAAGGTTATGGGGAAACATTATATTTGATGCAGACTAAGTAAaatggcctatgttcagtggtAGGATTAATGTACTTACAGAGGCCAAGAGGCATAAGGTCTTATAGAtcgaatgttttataataattttacaatgtaatgttattttggaTAAGATGTCTATTTATTGTAGGCATTATTTTATACATATCAATAGTAGAATGTTAAATTTCTGAAGTGCCCTACACATccatattaataaacaatatgCTTACCTACtcactataaaaaaatattcactgtTAGTCTAGTTACTAAACGCAAGTCCACAGCACTACTCATTGCATTTTAATGCCTTATTTCTAAGAATGATGGAAACATCAAAATAGAGCTGCCAGTGTTTTTTTTGTCATTAGATTAGATGTCAAGGTATTTACAAACTGTTGTTTAGTTTTAAAAGTACAGTTTAAATGCCTCTCGGCCAGACATTAGATGGTAGGTGGCTTggttatattttatacatttgttTATACAAATTCGTGGTCGAGGGGTTAAGTGTCCGTGGAGACTGAACCCAATAAAATATAAGTAGTTAGTTTTATATTCTGTATCaattaattatcataaataagtaTATTCTAAGATGCAGAACAAGACAAATTCAAACTACCTAATGAGAGTTGGTACCTATCAAGCGGTTTTATATCTGGATTTGAGACTCGAACTGAGAACTTACACTTATTGCTCTTCAACTTcattcgtcatcgtcattgtgctaatttattaaaatctttttGAAAAGGATATATTTTGTGTCATATGCTCTATAGTGTAAGCGACACATCTAAAATACCTACTATATAAATCCTTAGCTTATCTAGTAAATGACAATCAGTGTTTTCTTGTTTTTGGCTTGTTCAGTAGCTCGGGATACCCAGTATAGAAtcgatattaattattaaataaatgaaatagtcAAAGCTTAAAGTACAATTTTGCAACTCACCAGAAAAAATGCAAAATACGTTCTGGGTCTAAGTAGGCTAATGTatgttttcaaaaattaaagCTCGTCGTCATAATGCGCAGGCGCTTAGCAATTTTTGCATGTTACAagtaaatacagtgtgagtcacgataaagtgcacatatgaaaataggtgaaactagacctatttttatcgacaaaaaagaggtcaaaacatttttaagttttttttattttttatagaattttttggactgggtgttttctatgtataataagtatgtatttacaaaaaaaaaagtatttaagtatgtttatatccgttgtctagtacccatagtacaagctttgcttagtttgggactagaagcgcagtgtaaaatgtctaaggatattttttttttcttcttcttccaattacttattgtaaagaaagcgtaataacttttaaactaagaggtatatcctgataaaataaaaacagtaataatgctaaataacaggctatactaaaaaaaatacataaaatactcggAAAATGGCAacacataataaaaaatgatacattttgagaaaaatctgcattttatttcgtgtttttttagttatttgataaattactCCAAATAATGCCcttataacaggtggtttttattactttgtgttattctttatcgtataacctttgtaaaaccaaaaatcgcatgtctctatccttatcacaacgtttgcaattatcgtttgaacaaaggcctgccaccacattattctccgctacaggtagagagaattttaattttaactaaaatgcttattttacttctaaatcttttgtttttatttgaaatctaacttgtttctatcaaaattacaaatctagagccactttcagtttcgttgttaacgaagcgttgaatggcgcgcccggagaggcttagttcaaacgatcatagcaaatgttgtgatagggatagagagatgcgatttttggttttacaaaggtaatacgatagagaataatacaaagtaataaaaaccacctgttataggggcattttttggagaaatttatcaaataaccaaaaaaacacgaatttaaaagcagatttttttcaaaaagtatacatttttattatttgttggcattttctgagtattttatgtatttttttagtatcgcctgttattgatcattattactgtttttattttatcagaatatacccttagttaaaaagttattaagtacgttttctttacaataagtaatcggaagaaaaaaatgtataaaaaataaaaataattttttttttgacctcttttttgtcgataaaaataggtctagtttaatctattttcaatgtacactttaacgtgactcacactgtataaataaatattatcttcttagggctgatttttcaatcgttggataacttttaacttaagaataaacttgtcattttgacatatttcccatactgaaactgtcaatgtgtcaaacttattcttcagttataagttaaccgacgattgaaaaatcggcccttagCTGGGCTAAATTATCTTACGGTGTGATCCTTGCTTAAAGACATATTGCCACGAGGCTTATGAGACCAGTGGTGCACGCATCGGTCTCATAAAAAGGCATATTACGTAATAAGTTAATAAGAAAAGGTACCTAAACCTTAAAGTCCCGCTTTTAAAACTCAATTTACCTCAAGTTACGTAGGTCAAGTACCTAACGACAATAGTCAAATATGTAGAATAGGTATTAtacaaaatatacaaacacTCTAACAAAAGACACATTAACTATAACTTACCTACTAATCTGTTTAGTAAAatccatatttatttttatttattttcctaaaTATTAGGTACTATTTGAAGTCAAATGTTACAAATATCATCGCTACATGGTTGCTACCTACTCATAGTTAATAATCTTCAATATTCCTAAAGGCGTATTGAAGCCGTATTGAAGCCGTTGAAAATACTAACTACTGTTGAAGATTATAGAGCCaagaaattaagattttataattttcagcgCGACTCTACAGCCAAACTCTACTTTTAAAAGTCCTAGCCTATAGTATACCTTAAAGGTACTTTGACTGATTGACTTGACTGTTTGTACACATTTTTTTGAGTGTAAGCTTTTAACTTATACGAATATAAAACAGGTAGGTACATTTGTTATTTAGGTAGAGTGTCTTTTGCTGAAATACAAAACTGGTATTTTATACACAGTAATCATTCTGAAGACTATATTGAGTTGAGCTGCTAAGCAGTTCGTGAATATTGCTTAACTTAAACCTCATCAAATTGTAACTTTCTATCTACCTAGTGATTTAttgatgtaattttttaataaagttttcattataaaattatattctttttatttcctAATTAGAGTAAATATAAGGACCAATCTCCTCAAAATAAATGATAACTACTTGATGAACCCCAAGATGAATAaggtaaaatgtaaaaacataatttatgtcatcactagcttttgcccgctgtttcacccgcgtgaaatttagtttgtcacagatcgttataaattatagccaaatgttattttggtttaaaaacaataatactgtaaagcttcatcaaaatccgttcagtagtttttgcgtgaaagagtaacaaacatccagacatccaaactttcgcatccTAACTACTAATATtagaaatgcgaaagtttggatgaaAGTTGCTTGAAAGAATAACAAATTCCAATTAAAGTAAGTAGTAAGTATTACATAAACTACCTACATTACAAACTACCTACATTACAAAGTACCTAGATTACGAGTGCGAAGGAAATTTACGGGTATGATAAAATTTACGAAgcctaaatatttaatttctggtcgagaatcgaacccgttttaaaacaaaacacaccagctcattattatttctatgacCATCTATACTTAACTTTTCAAAGAAGTAAGGCCGTTCCTGTGTTGTTTTGTTATCTCACAAGCAAAAACTTCTGTTTGTTACATTGcagccatttaaatattttctcgAAGAAGtcgtatttaagtaggtacattatttataTCTAAATAAGTAagcaatgttttattttaattcctGTACCTTATgggtaattttattattttcagatgCTGGATAGACGGTGTGGATATCAACGACACGACAGCTGCATGGAACTCCTCAAGCATATTAAATGCTATACCAAAGACTGCAGAAGGACAACTTACAAGTTGTTTTATGTACGATGAAAACAATTCTACAGTACGGTGTTCAGAGTTTGTCTTTGATTCTACGTACAGAAGTTCGTCACGCGCCATAGAATGGAAGTTGGTCTGTGATCGCAGATGGATGGGGGCTCTAGCACAAACCATTTATATGTTAGGCGTTTTCACCGGAGCCGTTGTTTTAGGAGGCATGGCTGACAAATacggcagaaaaaaaatattctgttgGTCGGGAGTCTTACAACTTGTTTTTGGTGTGGTAGTTGCTTTTGTGCCTGAGTATTGGTCTTTCTTAGTTGTTCGATTTTTATATGGAATATTTGGCTCAGCTGGTTCCTATATCACCGGATTTGTGTTAACCATGGAGTTAATGGGGGCGAGCAAAAGGACAGCCTGTGGCGTTGCTTTTCAAGCAGCATTTGCAGCTGGAATCATGCTCGTAGCCGGCTGGGGAGCTCTTATTGACGATAGGCAGCTATTGCAAGTTATTTACGGGCTACATAGTTTATTGCTAATCCCACATATTTGGATTATGGATGAATCTCCTAGGTGGCTTTGGGCTCAAGGTCGAGCCAAAGAATCAGTTGATATAGTAGCCAAAGCTCTAAAATGTAACAGGTCAGAACATACACTAGATAGAGCGGAATTGGTTTCCATAGGTAAGGTCGAAGTCTCCAAGGGAAATGACACTTCTTCTGCAGGCACATCAGATTTATTCAAGACACCCAATTTacgaaacaaaacattaaatgtttgtttctgttggtttgcTAACTCAATAGCATATTATGGACTAACATTAAGTACAGGAAAACTTGAGGGTAATCCATACCTAATTACAGCCATCTTAGGATTCGTTGAATTTCCCAGTTATGCAGCGGTTATTTACTTCCTTGATATTTGGGGTAGAAGGCCATTAATAAGTTTAATGATGATCGTTGGTGGAGTAGCGTGCATAGGGGCAACTCTCATTCCTGCGGGAAGTACACTGTCGACTGCAATTGTCATAGCTGGAAAACTATTTATTGCTGGTTCATttgctataatttataattactcTGCAGAGTTATTCCCCACTGTGATTCGTAATTCTGCATTAGGATTAGGATCTATGTGCGCTAGGCTTTCCGGAGCTTTGACTCCATTGATAACTTTATTAGACTCTTTTAATCCTAAAATTCCTGCAGTAACTTTTGGATTAGTAGCGCTTATATCCGGGTTTTTGTGTCTATTATTGCCAGAAACAAATAATCAACCCATGCCACAGACATTGGAAGACGGAGAGAATTTCGGTTTAGGGGATACGTGCTTCACCACTTGTATGGGTaagagaaagaaaaataaaacgtaTTCAGTGGAAGACAAAGCCGCAGCTGAAGCAATGGTTCCTTTAGAAGGCATGAGTAGAAAAGCCTAACATGAAATATTAAGTTACTAAGATCTTTCAAAATTATCTCAGTTAAaaaattattgaattatttttgtgATCAAATATTGAGTTATTGTGATATTGTTGAGTCAATATTATATCAAAATTGTTATAAGTGCTATTATAAGTAAAATGAATGTTTCATAATAAATGTGCCTGCGATGTTTTGTGATAAATTGATACTCTAAGTGcgtatgtaggtactagttAACATGGTAAGAAACTTGTTTTTAGTCTTTGGCAagcagtttttttgtttgtatcgacGTTTGTTTATATCAAATGTAGAGATACCTATGAAAAGTATAGTTGATAACTCTATTTTGtatataaaatgtacataactatttaccaaaataaaattgatttattgaCACCTATGTCTTTTGTTTCTGTAATGCGTACTAGGTAATCAAGGAAAAGGCAATTTTGAAAcgcaataattatatttatatttacattaaACAATGAGAATTTAAATCACAGTGAGATTTAAAAACATCGATAGACGATATTACATGTATGATCATCTAAAGTTTAATAAGATAACAGGAAGTTAACATTGAATTGTATTAGTAACTACTAATAATTAAAGAGATAATGGGTATAATTTCACAAcacattttatttgatttaatattttttatacatacaaATCTATTGTTTGgtacgtaggtaggtatgtgttttTGACAAAATTGGATGCTTGTaaatataactaaaaaagagcTAGATGCGTCTTGAGTTATGTAGTACATTGTACGTACCTACTACCTAATGTCTGCTTAAAAGTAGTTAGGCACTAATCTACGTGTCGAGAAGAAAACCTACGCTGAGATCGATAAAAATATCCAAAATATTAAACAAGGGAATTGGGATACTTATAggtagagatgggtagtgggtaaaaacccatttcacccgattgggtttaaactgggtgatttgggtaaaaacccggtttttacccattatcacccattctggtgggtgaaaacaaaaatagcgtatttttaaagtgagaagtggtatttgttgctaagggggcgttctagtgttacgtaatgcaatctggggggagaggaggtcttgaaaaacggtacaatgcgttacagtggcggaagggcggtttgatttcaagtttttaagcagaagtactttgtagttggtgttgttatttgttactttataccgtaatgtcatcaaagagagagtttggcatctttggcatcccccccccccctccatgtccttgccatgatcactaattattgtgttcctactaaatttcttctaaatcggttcaacgattcttgaaataacaccattttataaaataattggtcacatcatcataacgtgatcaattttacgatttggccacgatataaatgcatattagtgttaaatttgacttattacttattaatcaataaacttaaatgagaaaaattcaataaaaataaagaaaagataccagttgtaataattataaaattatttgttttcacccggtgtaaacaaacacccacgggtggaatgaaacgggtttttattgggtttttaccctcatgtgggtttttacccgggtggaaacccatctctacttATAGGTAAGGTGAATACTACCGATACCGACCAAGAAATACTTCGAGGTCAATTAATTTTACTGTATGAAAGTTTGGATATTCGAATATAAGACGTGCAACGAGTTAGCAACTCAACCTTGGATTTTAGATTTGTAGTTACTAagtaataacaaaaacaaaacaggtAGGTATAATAACAAAATTTCTAATCCTTTAGTTAAGTTATAAAGGTCTGCTGCCATGAATTTACCCATATTATCTCTTATGTAGAAAGTGTTAAATTGTTGATTTTAAATAGATCCAAAGTTTACTAGTTAGGTAGCGAAAAGGAACGTGTGATACATAATTTATTCGTAAGTAGTAATTCAATACATTTAATAGGTAAGTAAATATGACGAGCTTACATGATGTTGCAACTTGCAATGCATCTAGTAAATTGATTACAAAAACTACCATAACAATTTTATATTACATTTAACAAGCATgccaatttattaatatttatatacgGGACACGTGTTCGTCGAACAGTATAGATGTGGTATAGAgttaaatactaaaaaaataacaacGAGGTAGGTAGCCGTAACTAATAAATTGAAACGGATTGCAACCGTCAAATCAGATATTACTACTACTACGACTACCTGTATAAAagtcaagtaaaatataaaattagtcAAGTATGGACGTAAATTATACTAAAAACGCGAATGCTTACGTTTCAGTGTATA encodes the following:
- the LOC135076237 gene encoding organic cation transporter protein; protein product: MDKDRALEDMMGKLGDFGRYQCFQFLLHILAAMTAGMHMLSLVTVAAVPEHRCWIDGVDINDTTAAWNSSSILNAIPKTAEGQLTSCFMYDENNSTVRCSEFVFDSTYRSSSRAIEWKLVCDRRWMGALAQTIYMLGVFTGAVVLGGMADKYGRKKIFCWSGVLQLVFGVVVAFVPEYWSFLVVRFLYGIFGSAGSYITGFVLTMELMGASKRTACGVAFQAAFAAGIMLVAGWGALIDDRQLLQVIYGLHSLLLIPHIWIMDESPRWLWAQGRAKESVDIVAKALKCNRSEHTLDRAELVSIGKVEVSKGNDTSSAGTSDLFKTPNLRNKTLNVCFCWFANSIAYYGLTLSTGKLEGNPYLITAILGFVEFPSYAAVIYFLDIWGRRPLISLMMIVGGVACIGATLIPAGSTLSTAIVIAGKLFIAGSFAIIYNYSAELFPTVIRNSALGLGSMCARLSGALTPLITLLDSFNPKIPAVTFGLVALISGFLCLLLPETNNQPMPQTLEDGENFGLGDTCFTTCMGKRKKNKTYSVEDKAAAEAMVPLEGMSRKA